The stretch of DNA CAGAGATTAAAGATGTGATAATGCTCTAGAAATATAATCCAGTTCCCTTTCTTAGGAATTGATTTTTGGTATATAAGAGAGACTTTTAGGTTTTATGAAAATGTGTGGATTAGGTGCTTTGTATCTTTACATGCAGAAAAACATTCTAAAAACTACACCCAATAGATTGTTGGCACTCTTACGGCAAAACCTTTTTATTGTAATTCAATAAAGAAAGACCGATTGTGTGGCTCTAGTAAAAATGACTCAACTTACCATAGATTCTATGCAATGAAGCGTAGTGATGAATAAGTTTACCACAAATAATAGAAAAAAATTATTCGGGTCGAAAAGACCAGTCGACTGCGAAAACTGCTTGTAGAGCAGCTGTTTCTGTACGAAAACGTTGAGTACCTAAACTAACACCTCGGAAATTTTTTTGCAATGCACTTGTGATTTCTTCTGCAGAAAAATCGCCTTCAGGTCCAATCATTAAAATGATTTTTGAAGGTTGAGTTGATAAATAAGTTTTGAAATTTTCTCGATCCCAATCATCACGACAATGCGCAATAACTTTAGAAAATTCTTGATAATCTTGATCAATAAAATCATGAAATTTCATCAAAGAATTTACTTTTGGGGTATAAGCCTTTAGGGATTGTTTGCAAGCAGCTTGGATGATTTTTTCTATACGCTCTATTTTAATATTTCTTCTTTCAGAATGAAAAGTTTGCAAAAAAGTAATTTCATCAATGCCGATCTCAGTTGCTTTTTCTAAAAAAAACTCTAAACGTTCCATTGTCTTGGTCGGCGCAATGGCAACGTGCAAATAGTATGGTTTTTGCTGGAAGTTTTCTTGAATTTCGAGAATGTTCGCTTCAACTTTTTTCTTACTAAGTTGAGAGATTTCACACTTTGCTAAAGTTCCTTCTCCGTTAGTAATATAAACAATATCGCCTTCTTTGCCACGTAAAACTTTGGTGAAATGATGACTTTCTTCTTCGTTTAGCGTTGCATGATTGTCGTGTATTTCTCCGAAAAATAATTTCATTCGATCGAATATTTAGCTGTTGATTTGTCTGTTATATTGCCAAAAAGCTGACGTTCATATTTTAGTTGACCCACCATTGCAATCATAGCGGCATTGTCGGTTGTATAAGCAAACTTAGGTAAGAAGACTTTCCAGCCCAATGTTTTTTCGTTAGCCAAAAAAGCCTCTCTAATCCCAGAATTTGCAGACACACCACCAGCAATTGCAATTTGTTTTATACCAAGATCTAAGCTGGCTTTTTCTAGTTTCTGCATAAGGATATTCACAATCGTGTACTGAATAGAAGCACATAAATCGTTTATGTTTTTTTCTATAAAGTTCGGATCCTTTTTTGTTTCTTTTTGTAAAAAGTAAAGAATTGCAGTTTTCAGGCCGCTAAAACTATAATTGTAATTTGCCAACTTTGGTTTATTAAATTCAAAACGATGTGGATCCCCTAATTTTGCTTTTTTATCGATAATCGGGCCAGCAGGATAAGGAAGGTTGAGGAGTTTTCCGGCTTTGTCGAACGCTTCTCCTGCAGCATCATCAATGGTTTGACCAATCAACTCAAAATCAAAATAATCATTTACTTTCACAATCTGTGTATGTCCTCCGCTTACTGTCAGGCAGAGAAAAGGGAAAGATGGTTTTTGTTCGTTTGCATCCTCTATGAAGTGTGCCAAAATGTGTGCTTGCATATGGTTTACTTCTATCAAAGGAATATTAAGTGCCAAACTCATCGATTTAGCAAAACTACTTCCCACCAAAAGAGAGCCCATAAGACCGGGACCTCTCGTATAGGCGATAGCTTTGAGGTCTTTGAGGTGGATATTTGCTTTTTTTATCGCTAGATCAATTACTGGTACAATATTTTGTTGATGAGCCCTAGAGGCCAATTCGGGAACAACGCCTCCGTATTGCTGATGAATTTCTTGATTTGCAACAACATTTGATAAAATTCTGTTATTGAGAATGATTGCAGCACCAGTATCATCGCAAGAAGATTCGATGCCTAGAATTAAGTTGTTTGATTCCATTTCGTAACACGAAAAATTTAATTACTTTTACACTGCAAATATCGTAATAAAAAAGGATTGAAAATAATAAGACGTATAGGAAGGGTAATTTTAGTCGGGATAATAATAGTTCTCACATCACTTTTGTGCTTAACGGTTGCTATTCAGATCCCTGCAGTACAAACATGGGCAGCGCATAAGGCTGTAAAATCTTTAAATAAAACCTTCAACACAGAGATTTCGGTAGAGAAAGTTCATATCAATTTCTTCGGGAGGATACATCTTTATGGTTTAGCGACAAAAGATGACCATGGACTAGAGTTTATTCGGGTAAAAGAATTAGAAACCAGTTTTCGGATTTGGTCTTTAATCAACGGAACGGACAAAATAGATCTGAAAGAAATCGAACTTCATGAGCCGCAGTTGCAGATCATCACATATAAGAATGATAGCATTGCTAACTTTATCAAATTTGTAAAAAACTTCGCAAGTAAAGAAGAAAAAGATCCTTCACCATTTACGCTAAAAGGAAACTTCCTTATACATGACGGTCAATTATTAATAAAAAACGAAAATTTAGAAGACAGACAACAAGTTTGGTTAGATGCCAAAAAACTTCAACTCGATGTGCGCGATTTTTCATTGATTAATGATGATTTGAATGCTGATATCAGAAAAATAGCTTTCGAAACTCAACGAAAAGGAGAGCAGTATGTTGTACGTAATCTATCGGGAATAGCACATTATAATGAGAAAGAAATTCGGGTTACTCAACTACATTTACAGACCGAAGACAGCAATTTGCAAGGTGATTTGGTACTGAATACCGCCGAGAAAAATGCTTTTAGTGATTTTGCTAATAAGGTGATTTGGGAGGCAAGAATAGACAATCCTTCAGTAATTAATTTTAAGGATATTCGGTATTTTGCAGATAATTTTGATAAGAATTCCTCTGTCAATGTTTACGGTGAAATTTATGGGCCTTTGAATGCTCTAAATTTGAAAAACTTCGAATTATCTGGGCAAGAAAACTACATTGCTGCACAGAAATTACAGCTTAGCGGAATGCTGAATGATGATTTGCGAATGTTTAGCAACGCATTGAGAATCAAAACATCCTATCGAAATCTTCGAAATCTTTTACCTACATTTATATCGACTAAACTCCCGGTTTTTATTCAGCGTTTTGGTACCATGAATTATCAAGGAGATTTAGTACTTGATAATCAAGAAATTGCAGTAAAAGGAAATTTGTTAACTTCCTTGGGGCAAGCAAAAGTCAATGCTCTTTTCCAGCAATATACACAGCCCAAAATTATGCGTTACAAAGGTCTTCTCGATGCTAAAAATTTAGATTTACGAGCGATAACTGAAGTAAAAGATTTGGGGTTAGTAAGTGGACATCTCACGTTCAATGGGCGAGGAACAGACCTCAACACCATACATCTCGAGGTAGACGGAAATCTTGATTATATGGATTTGATGGGCAAACGTTATCAGAATATGGCAATCGATGGTTTGCTCGAAAATTATACCTATAACGGAAAATTCTATATCAACGATCCAAGATTGAAAGCCAATTTTGATGGAAAAGTAGCCTTCAGAGATAAACCATATCGATTGAATTTTACTTCAGATTTGAATTATATTGATTTGGATTATTTAGGTTTGACGAAAAATTTAGGAGCAAAAATAAGAGGGAAAATCACTGGCGATTTTCAAGTATCTAATTTGGACGATTTTCTAGGACAACTCACGCTGAAAAACGTTTATTATCACTCGAAAAAAGACACTCTAACTATAGCTTTTGCAGAATTAACTTCTGAACTATCCAATGGCATAAAAACCATACGAGCCAATGTTCCAGACTACGTAGAAGCAGAAATTACAGGGCGTTTTGTGGTAAGTGAGATTGCCGATGCAGTCAATAATAGCCTAGTCTCGGTAGTACCATCTTTCAGACATAAAAAAGTTTCACCTCATCAAGAATTTACGGTAGATGTGGTGGTGCATCAGAATATTTTGGCATATTTCAATCCAGATATTGTTATTGAACCAGAAACCTTTTTAAAAGCTTATATCAATACCAACGAAAACTCTTTCCGAGCAAATCTCGATACACCAGGTGTTGCCTACGGAAATATCCGAGCATATAATGCATTGGTCAATTTCGATACCACAACAGAAAACAA from Weeksella virosa DSM 16922 encodes:
- the tsaD gene encoding tRNA (adenosine(37)-N6)-threonylcarbamoyltransferase complex transferase subunit TsaD, coding for MESNNLILGIESSCDDTGAAIILNNRILSNVVANQEIHQQYGGVVPELASRAHQQNIVPVIDLAIKKANIHLKDLKAIAYTRGPGLMGSLLVGSSFAKSMSLALNIPLIEVNHMQAHILAHFIEDANEQKPSFPFLCLTVSGGHTQIVKVNDYFDFELIGQTIDDAAGEAFDKAGKLLNLPYPAGPIIDKKAKLGDPHRFEFNKPKLANYNYSFSGLKTAILYFLQKETKKDPNFIEKNINDLCASIQYTIVNILMQKLEKASLDLGIKQIAIAGGVSANSGIREAFLANEKTLGWKVFLPKFAYTTDNAAMIAMVGQLKYERQLFGNITDKSTAKYSIE
- a CDS encoding RsmE family RNA methyltransferase, coding for MKLFFGEIHDNHATLNEEESHHFTKVLRGKEGDIVYITNGEGTLAKCEISQLSKKKVEANILEIQENFQQKPYYLHVAIAPTKTMERLEFFLEKATEIGIDEITFLQTFHSERRNIKIERIEKIIQAACKQSLKAYTPKVNSLMKFHDFIDQDYQEFSKVIAHCRDDWDRENFKTYLSTQPSKIILMIGPEGDFSAEEITSALQKNFRGVSLGTQRFRTETAALQAVFAVDWSFRPE